A portion of the Herpetosiphon gulosus genome contains these proteins:
- a CDS encoding GNAT family N-acetyltransferase, whose protein sequence is MATIRLEPITEENLRPVLKLKVRDDQTQFVAQNMFSVAEAYVHPDWEPRAIYADSDLVGFVMMGRDTETGHDWIIRFMIGAEHQGKGYSKPALLAVIDHLKHKAYRTEIRLSYVPGNVVAEKLYQKVGFEATGEVEDGEIIMRLNEA, encoded by the coding sequence ATGGCAACGATTCGTTTAGAACCAATTACTGAGGAAAACTTACGGCCTGTGCTCAAACTCAAGGTTCGCGATGATCAAACTCAATTTGTGGCGCAAAATATGTTTTCGGTAGCCGAGGCCTATGTGCACCCTGATTGGGAGCCACGCGCGATTTATGCCGATAGCGATTTGGTTGGCTTTGTGATGATGGGCCGCGACACTGAAACTGGCCACGATTGGATTATTCGCTTTATGATTGGGGCTGAGCACCAAGGCAAGGGCTATTCCAAGCCAGCACTTTTGGCGGTGATTGATCATCTCAAGCATAAAGCCTATCGCACCGAAATTCGGCTGAGTTATGTGCCAGGCAACGTCGTAGCCGAAAAGCTCTATCAAAAAGTGGGCTTTGAAGCAACTGGCGAGGTCGAAGATGGCGAAATTATTATGCGCTTGAACGAGGCCTAA
- a CDS encoding TIGR00266 family protein: MASEPGRPLDLPEPPVALSGRGMTTGLRYKIIGTVLQAAIIELDPGQMIFSESGGMSWMSGNVEMNTNSGGGIGKMFKRAFSGESLFIVDFTVAGGTGLIGFASEMPGKIVPLHLAPGQEIIMQKDSFMCAEKSVQLDIHFRRKLGAGLFGGEGFIMQRATGPGVVFAELDGEVVEYYLQPGQMMKVDTGHVAMYEPSVQFDIEMVRGFKNILFGGEGLFLATLRGPGKVWLQTMPVMNVAKKLAEYMPSSGGGSSGGNIIGNLLGGD; this comes from the coding sequence ATGGCCAGCGAGCCAGGCCGCCCGCTCGATTTGCCCGAACCACCAGTTGCCTTGAGTGGCCGTGGCATGACCACTGGTTTGCGCTACAAAATTATTGGTACTGTGCTCCAAGCAGCGATCATCGAGCTTGATCCAGGCCAGATGATCTTCTCGGAAAGCGGCGGCATGTCGTGGATGAGCGGCAACGTTGAGATGAACACGAATTCTGGCGGCGGCATCGGCAAGATGTTCAAACGCGCCTTCTCAGGCGAATCGTTGTTCATCGTTGATTTCACGGTTGCAGGCGGCACTGGTTTGATTGGTTTTGCCAGCGAAATGCCTGGCAAGATTGTGCCATTGCACCTCGCCCCCGGCCAAGAAATCATCATGCAAAAAGATTCGTTTATGTGTGCCGAAAAGTCGGTTCAGCTTGATATTCACTTCCGCCGTAAATTGGGGGCAGGCCTGTTTGGTGGCGAAGGCTTTATCATGCAACGGGCAACTGGCCCCGGCGTGGTTTTTGCTGAGCTTGATGGCGAAGTCGTTGAATACTACTTGCAACCAGGCCAAATGATGAAGGTCGATACTGGTCACGTGGCAATGTATGAGCCAAGCGTTCAGTTCGATATTGAAATGGTGCGCGGCTTCAAGAACATTCTCTTCGGCGGCGAAGGCTTGTTCCTAGCAACCCTGCGCGGCCCTGGCAAAGTTTGGCTGCAAACAATGCCAGTCATGAATGTCGCCAAGAAATTGGCCGAATACATGCCCTCGAGTGGTGGCGGAAGCAGTGGTGGCAACATCATTGGCAACTTGCTCGGCGGCGACTAA
- a CDS encoding long-chain fatty acid--CoA ligase produces the protein MDTPWTTHYEPTVKPSLQYSTEPLISLLDTAVANYPNQVATNFVLKYVLGGRVAIGGSLTYRQLKEAVDRFATALHGLGVRKGDRFAIMLPNTPQFVIGFFAALRLGATVVNINPTYSPRELKHQLADSGAETIFVLSPFYPKVQEILAETPLKRVIVTYVHDVLSFPQSILVRRTQQKDPSWVEITPDRTTLLFSTLLAEYPPAPPKVVIDGHDVALFQYTGGTTGAPKAAMLTHYNILANTSQLLNWMNGLKPGQERVMCAIPFFHVYGMTVGMCFAVAIGAEMIIIPNPRPVDGVLEALHNERATIFPGVPALYIGIINHKDIDKYNLRSIKACISGSAALPMEVQEKFGELTGGRLVEGYGLTEAAPVTHCNPVFGTRKSGSIGVPMPDVEVQILDLETEEPLPIGSEREGELLIRAPQIMKGYWGRDDETAKVLTEDGWLRTGDIVKTDGDGYFYVVDRKKDLIIASGYNIVPREVEEVLFMHPAVLEAAVAGIPDTYRGETVKAFVVLKPDTSATAKEIRDFCKENLAPYKVPTQVEFIEELPKTQVGKVLRRVLVEMEKQKQAEQIQQEAS, from the coding sequence GTGGATACGCCATGGACAACACACTACGAGCCAACGGTCAAGCCCTCATTGCAATACTCCACTGAGCCGTTGATTTCGTTATTGGATACCGCCGTTGCCAATTATCCCAATCAGGTGGCTACAAACTTTGTACTGAAATATGTACTTGGTGGTCGGGTGGCAATTGGTGGTTCGCTCACCTATCGGCAATTGAAGGAAGCGGTTGATCGGTTTGCCACAGCCTTGCATGGCTTGGGTGTTCGCAAGGGTGATCGCTTTGCGATTATGCTGCCCAACACGCCCCAGTTTGTGATTGGCTTTTTTGCTGCGCTGCGTTTAGGGGCCACGGTTGTTAATATCAACCCAACCTACTCGCCTCGCGAACTCAAACATCAATTAGCCGACTCTGGTGCTGAGACGATTTTTGTACTTAGCCCGTTCTACCCCAAAGTCCAAGAAATTTTGGCTGAAACACCGCTCAAACGGGTGATCGTGACCTATGTTCACGATGTTTTATCCTTTCCTCAAAGTATCTTGGTACGCCGTACCCAGCAAAAAGATCCAAGCTGGGTTGAGATTACGCCTGATCGCACGACCTTGTTGTTTAGCACGTTGTTGGCTGAGTATCCACCTGCCCCGCCCAAAGTTGTAATCGATGGCCATGATGTGGCGCTGTTTCAATATACTGGCGGCACGACTGGCGCTCCCAAAGCAGCAATGCTAACCCACTACAACATTCTGGCTAATACCAGCCAATTGTTGAATTGGATGAATGGTCTCAAGCCTGGCCAAGAGCGCGTGATGTGTGCAATTCCGTTTTTCCATGTCTATGGGATGACGGTCGGCATGTGCTTTGCGGTGGCAATTGGTGCAGAAATGATCATCATTCCCAACCCGCGCCCGGTTGATGGTGTGCTCGAAGCCTTGCACAACGAACGGGCAACGATCTTCCCAGGCGTGCCAGCGCTCTACATTGGGATTATCAATCACAAAGATATTGATAAATACAATTTGCGCTCAATCAAGGCCTGTATTAGTGGCTCGGCGGCCTTGCCAATGGAAGTTCAAGAGAAATTTGGTGAATTAACCGGCGGACGTTTGGTCGAAGGCTATGGCCTGACCGAAGCGGCTCCAGTTACGCACTGTAACCCGGTTTTTGGTACTCGCAAATCTGGCTCGATCGGCGTGCCAATGCCCGATGTTGAAGTGCAAATTTTGGATCTTGAGACCGAAGAACCACTGCCAATTGGCTCGGAACGCGAAGGCGAACTGCTGATTCGTGCGCCACAAATTATGAAGGGCTATTGGGGTCGTGATGACGAAACCGCCAAGGTGTTGACCGAAGATGGTTGGCTACGCACTGGTGATATTGTCAAAACCGACGGCGATGGCTATTTCTATGTGGTTGATCGCAAGAAAGACTTAATTATCGCTTCGGGCTATAATATTGTGCCACGTGAAGTCGAGGAAGTGCTGTTTATGCACCCAGCCGTGCTTGAAGCGGCGGTGGCAGGCATTCCCGATACCTACCGTGGTGAAACAGTTAAGGCCTTTGTGGTGCTCAAGCCCGATACGTCTGCCACAGCCAAAGAAATTCGCGATTTTTGCAAGGAAAATCTCGCACCATATAAAGTTCCGACCCAAGTCGAATTTATTGAGGAATTGCCCAAAACCCAAGTTGGCAAAGTGCTGCGGCGGGTGTTGGTCGAGATGGAAAAGCAAAAACAAGCTGAGCAAATCCAGCAGGAGGCAAGTTAG
- a CDS encoding CpXC domain-containing protein, whose protein sequence is MRSRHEVAVVQCPACGAQFDAPLWLILDAEEQPGLVQQLFDGRLRETQCPYCDAFGSLTAPLLYHDARYEQLILALPLSVASASEAEALAQQLVGLLHSRLALETLDQAEYLGHVQLAADLDDLQLMLIHASYRRELIALMATMEWPAQQLATIDQFETLLQSHDRDHHQAFWQSLTATQQSDLTLLFDRLAAVVPIDSGLSDFLRRLIP, encoded by the coding sequence ATGCGTTCTCGCCATGAAGTTGCCGTGGTGCAATGCCCTGCTTGTGGGGCGCAATTCGATGCGCCCCTGTGGCTGATTCTCGATGCTGAGGAGCAGCCTGGTTTAGTGCAACAGTTATTTGATGGTCGTTTGCGCGAAACTCAATGCCCCTATTGTGATGCGTTTGGTTCGTTAACTGCACCATTGTTGTATCATGATGCTCGTTATGAGCAATTGATTTTAGCTTTGCCATTATCGGTTGCCAGCGCTAGCGAGGCTGAAGCTTTGGCCCAGCAATTGGTTGGCTTGTTGCATAGCCGATTGGCGCTCGAAACGCTGGATCAAGCCGAGTATTTGGGCCATGTCCAGCTTGCGGCAGATCTTGACGATTTGCAGTTAATGCTGATCCATGCGAGTTATCGTCGCGAGTTAATTGCGCTGATGGCGACGATGGAATGGCCAGCGCAGCAGCTGGCAACAATCGATCAGTTTGAAACCTTGCTGCAAAGCCATGATCGCGACCATCACCAAGCATTTTGGCAAAGCTTAACTGCTACCCAACAATCTGACTTAACGTTGCTGTTTGATCGCTTAGCCGCCGTTGTGCCAATAGACAGTGGGCTTAGCGATTTTTTGCGTCGATTAATACCCTAG
- a CDS encoding CpXC domain-containing protein produces the protein MPISYSQPYELVCPTCQTPFVAEAWLIVDAEERPDLVQAIRAVSLHDTRCPGCGQTGVVPAPILLHDRRAKAVLFGVPYGMPEAEWNELAQGLLWMLIGALPRENQLPYLGNVQAEAGVAGVAEALDQLNYTPQSAIEAIGDALGSEDSDSLPPLAEAIMRMLAADTPEALQAVLHEYPFLLDEAMDEGLAGLAEAAVDAGEFEISQAFERARITLIQLRQTLDQSSQTQANTKPAVAAQASAPPPANWHSIRRAVLACEDAGELLALRAEYPILASADADAWLAEEQQALRDVGDLGAAQLIGEARAVLRGER, from the coding sequence ATGCCAATTTCGTATAGCCAACCATATGAGCTTGTTTGCCCAACCTGCCAAACCCCGTTTGTGGCCGAGGCTTGGTTGATTGTTGATGCCGAGGAACGCCCTGATTTGGTGCAGGCGATTCGTGCTGTAAGCTTGCACGACACCCGCTGCCCAGGTTGTGGCCAAACTGGGGTTGTGCCTGCGCCTATTTTGCTGCATGATCGGCGGGCTAAGGCGGTACTATTTGGGGTTCCTTATGGTATGCCCGAAGCCGAATGGAATGAATTGGCTCAAGGCTTGCTGTGGATGTTGATTGGGGCATTACCACGCGAAAATCAATTGCCCTATCTTGGTAATGTGCAAGCTGAGGCTGGGGTGGCGGGCGTGGCTGAAGCCTTAGATCAACTGAATTACACGCCGCAATCAGCAATTGAAGCGATTGGCGATGCGCTTGGCTCGGAAGATTCGGATAGTTTGCCGCCCTTAGCTGAAGCGATTATGCGTATGCTGGCTGCCGATACTCCCGAAGCATTGCAAGCAGTGTTGCATGAATATCCCTTTTTGCTTGATGAGGCGATGGACGAGGGCTTGGCCGGCTTGGCCGAAGCAGCGGTTGATGCAGGCGAATTTGAAATTAGCCAAGCCTTTGAACGAGCCAGAATTACTCTGATTCAGCTGCGCCAAACACTTGATCAATCGAGCCAAACCCAAGCTAACACCAAACCAGCGGTGGCGGCCCAAGCGAGTGCTCCGCCGCCAGCCAATTGGCACAGCATTCGGCGGGCGGTTTTGGCATGTGAGGATGCTGGCGAACTGCTGGCTTTACGGGCCGAATATCCCATTTTGGCAAGCGCTGATGCCGATGCGTGGCTGGCCGAGGAGCAACAAGCCTTGCGCGATGTTGGGGATTTAGGTGCAGCGCAGTTAATTGGTGAGGCGCGAGCGGTCTTGCGCGGTGAACGCTAG